A stretch of Candidatus Polarisedimenticolaceae bacterium DNA encodes these proteins:
- a CDS encoding XRE family transcriptional regulator yields the protein MKEASSHLPRRIAERVKDLRAARALSLEDLAQRCGVSRSMISLIERGESSPTAVVLEKLAAGLGVTLASLFDAPERPTAAASGPVARRSDQIEWKDPGSGYVRRNVTPVGAGQPMRIVEVHFPAGARVGFEAESREAPIHQQVWILEGSMDVTTGKGRHRLKEGDCLAMELDGPTMFHNPTRRRARYAVVIASEPRGRR from the coding sequence ATGAAGGAAGCCTCCTCGCACCTCCCCCGCCGCATCGCCGAGCGCGTGAAAGACCTGCGCGCCGCGCGGGCCCTCTCCCTCGAGGACCTGGCGCAGCGATGCGGGGTCAGCCGATCGATGATCTCGCTCATCGAGCGCGGGGAATCGAGCCCGACCGCGGTCGTCCTCGAGAAGCTCGCGGCGGGACTCGGGGTGACCCTCGCGTCCCTGTTCGATGCGCCCGAGCGCCCGACCGCGGCCGCCTCCGGCCCGGTCGCGCGCCGCTCGGACCAGATCGAGTGGAAGGACCCGGGCTCGGGGTACGTCCGCCGCAACGTCACCCCCGTCGGGGCGGGCCAGCCGATGCGAATCGTCGAGGTCCACTTTCCGGCCGGAGCACGTGTCGGCTTCGAGGCGGAGTCGCGGGAGGCACCGATCCATCAGCAGGTGTGGATTCTCGAAGGCTCGATGGACGTCACCACCGGGAAGGGGCGCCACCGCCTGAAGGAAGGGGACTGCCTCGCGATGGAGCTCGACGGCCCGACCATGTTCCACAACCCGACGCGACGGCGCGCGCGTTACGCCGTGGTGATCGCGTCCGAACCGCGAGGTCGGCGATGA
- a CDS encoding DUF3224 domain-containing protein, whose translation MRIALWLVSVVLVSLAFTPARAASMAKGSFEVVLQPDGEPAAADGVSLGRMTLDKTFSGDLSGTGKGTMLTAMTSTKGSAGYVAIERVTGTLNGKRGSFVFQHTGTMHRGAQQLSITVVPDSGTGELAGIEGTFKLTIAEGKHLYEFEYSLPRSDP comes from the coding sequence GTGCGCATCGCTTTGTGGCTCGTGTCCGTCGTTCTCGTCAGCCTCGCCTTCACCCCCGCCCGAGCCGCCTCCATGGCGAAGGGCTCGTTCGAGGTCGTCCTGCAGCCCGACGGCGAGCCCGCGGCCGCCGACGGGGTGTCGCTCGGCCGCATGACCCTCGACAAGACCTTCAGCGGGGACCTCTCGGGCACGGGCAAGGGCACGATGCTCACCGCAATGACCTCGACGAAGGGCTCCGCGGGGTACGTCGCCATCGAGCGGGTGACCGGCACCCTGAACGGGAAGAGAGGTTCGTTCGTCTTCCAGCACACCGGCACCATGCATCGCGGCGCCCAGCAACTGTCGATCACCGTGGTTCCCGATTCCGGGACCGGCGAGCTCGCGGGGATCGAAGGGACGTTCAAGCTGACGATCGCCGAGGGGAAGCACCTGTACGAGTTCGAGTATTCGCTGCCGAGGAGCGATCCATGA
- the cysK gene encoding cysteine synthase A — MAAIHPDNARSIGGTPLVRLNRVVPEGANVLAKIEGRNPAYSVKCRIGASMIWDAESRGVLGPGMEIVEPTSGNTGIALAFVAAARGYPLTLTMPETMSLERRKVLAAFGARLVLTEGAKGMKGAIARAEEIAGSDPSKWFLPGQFDNPANPAIHETTTGPEIWADTEGGVDVLVAGVGTGGTITGVSRFIKNTKGKPLVSIAVEPVHSPVISQTLAGQPLQPAPHKIQGIGAGFVPRNLDLSVVDRVETVSNDEAIAFARRLAREEGILAGISCGAAAAVAARVAAEPEMKGRTIVVILPDSGERYLSTILFDGVYDEAGIAI; from the coding sequence ATGGCCGCCATCCACCCCGACAACGCCCGCTCGATCGGCGGGACCCCGCTCGTCCGATTGAACCGGGTCGTCCCCGAGGGGGCGAACGTCCTGGCCAAGATCGAGGGGCGCAACCCCGCCTACTCGGTGAAGTGCCGCATCGGCGCCTCGATGATCTGGGACGCCGAGAGCCGCGGCGTCCTCGGGCCCGGGATGGAGATCGTCGAGCCCACGAGCGGCAACACCGGGATCGCGCTCGCGTTCGTCGCCGCCGCGCGCGGTTATCCCCTCACCCTCACGATGCCCGAGACGATGAGCCTCGAGCGGCGGAAGGTCCTCGCCGCCTTCGGGGCCCGGCTCGTGCTGACCGAAGGGGCGAAGGGGATGAAGGGGGCGATCGCCCGGGCCGAGGAGATCGCGGGCTCCGACCCGTCCAAGTGGTTCCTCCCCGGCCAGTTCGACAACCCCGCGAACCCCGCGATCCACGAGACGACGACCGGACCGGAGATCTGGGCCGACACCGAAGGCGGGGTCGACGTGCTCGTCGCCGGGGTCGGAACCGGCGGGACGATCACCGGGGTCTCCCGCTTCATCAAGAACACCAAGGGAAAGCCCCTCGTCTCGATCGCCGTCGAGCCGGTCCACTCCCCCGTGATCTCGCAGACCCTCGCGGGACAACCCCTCCAGCCCGCGCCCCACAAGATCCAGGGGATCGGCGCCGGATTCGTCCCGAGGAATCTCGACCTCTCCGTCGTCGATCGCGTGGAAACCGTCTCGAACGACGAGGCGATCGCCTTCGCGCGCCGCCTCGCGCGCGAGGAGGGAATCCTCGCCGGGATCTCGTGCGGTGCCGCCGCGGCGGTCGCCGCGCGGGTCGCCGCGGAGCCGGAGATGAAGGGGAGGACGATCGTCGTCATCCTCCCCGACTCGGGCGAGCGATACCTTTCGACGATCCTCTTCGACGGGGTCTACGACGAGGCGGGGATCGCGATCTAG
- a CDS encoding radical SAM protein translates to MRPRTLLAYTSGAELAEDYFARKIPVGLGILNAVLNQAGFPSKVGNFSRFPGERLARVLEAEKPDVLGVSVFTFNRHASHELAALAKRISPKTYVVAGGPHVTHLDRHWLEHYPAFDAVVRGEGEDAMLEIVRARERGALAAGIAGTTARDAAGSIAWSPARPSIPDLDRLPHNADHLARSIGVDVPDQLRYFISSRGCPGACTFCNTPDFWGKRVRFRSADDVLREFRTLRERHGLVYVSLRDDTFTAHRQRTIDICRGLIDSRLHFLWDCQSRVNLVDEERLAWMKRAGCHHIQYGIESGSDRILKILQKDITAEMIRKAVAMTREAGLVVSIYLISGVPEETEEDIAATRALIREILPHDGIVAPLAIYPGTKLYEDSKRFLGVDDSIWVHDARAAILVREDAAAVKHYEALAEELERTGRKAAYGPRDFDRFDAAYGFLFTTQLWRSEYWRARGDFDRAVAAAEAIVATQPGNPWGHLRLAELFEERGLAEEAAAARARAKALVPRLAA, encoded by the coding sequence ATGCGCCCCAGGACCCTCCTCGCCTATACCTCGGGAGCCGAACTCGCCGAGGACTACTTCGCCCGCAAGATCCCGGTCGGCCTGGGGATCCTCAACGCGGTCCTGAACCAGGCGGGATTCCCCTCGAAGGTCGGGAACTTCTCGCGGTTCCCGGGCGAGCGTCTCGCGCGGGTCCTCGAAGCCGAGAAGCCCGACGTGCTCGGCGTGTCGGTGTTCACGTTCAACCGGCACGCCTCGCACGAGCTCGCCGCGCTCGCGAAGCGGATCAGCCCTAAGACCTACGTCGTCGCCGGCGGCCCGCACGTCACCCACCTCGACCGGCACTGGCTCGAGCATTACCCCGCCTTCGACGCGGTCGTGCGCGGCGAGGGGGAGGACGCGATGCTCGAGATCGTCCGGGCCAGGGAGCGCGGCGCCCTCGCGGCGGGAATCGCGGGGACGACCGCGCGCGACGCCGCGGGGTCGATCGCGTGGTCCCCGGCGCGCCCTTCGATCCCCGACCTCGACCGCCTCCCGCACAACGCGGACCACCTCGCGCGCTCGATCGGCGTCGACGTCCCCGACCAACTGCGTTACTTCATCAGCTCGCGCGGGTGCCCGGGGGCGTGCACCTTCTGCAACACGCCGGACTTCTGGGGAAAACGCGTCCGATTCCGCTCCGCCGACGACGTGCTGCGGGAGTTCCGGACCCTCCGCGAGCGGCACGGCCTCGTCTACGTGTCGCTTCGCGACGACACCTTCACCGCGCACCGCCAGCGGACGATCGACATCTGCAGGGGGCTGATCGACTCGCGGCTCCACTTCCTCTGGGACTGCCAGTCGCGCGTCAACCTCGTCGACGAGGAGCGCCTGGCCTGGATGAAGCGCGCCGGCTGCCACCACATCCAGTACGGAATCGAGTCGGGCTCCGATCGGATCCTGAAGATCCTGCAGAAGGACATCACCGCCGAGATGATCCGCAAGGCGGTGGCGATGACCCGCGAGGCCGGGCTCGTCGTGTCGATCTACCTGATCAGCGGCGTCCCGGAGGAGACCGAGGAGGACATCGCCGCGACCCGCGCGCTCATCCGCGAGATCCTCCCGCACGACGGGATCGTCGCGCCGCTGGCGATCTACCCCGGGACGAAGCTCTACGAGGACTCCAAGCGTTTCCTCGGGGTCGACGACTCGATCTGGGTGCACGACGCGCGTGCGGCGATCCTCGTCCGCGAGGACGCCGCCGCCGTGAAGCACTACGAGGCGCTGGCGGAGGAGCTCGAGCGGACGGGGAGGAAGGCGGCGTACGGCCCTCGCGACTTCGACCGTTTCGACGCGGCGTACGGGTTTCTCTTCACCACGCAGCTCTGGCGCTCCGAATACTGGCGCGCCCGCGGCGACTTCGACCGCGCCGTCGCCGCCGCGGAGGCGATCGTCGCGACGCAGCCGGGAAACCCGTGGGGCCACCTCCGCCTCGCCGAGCTCTTCGAGGAGCGTGGGCTCGCCGAGGAGGCGGCCGCGGCGCGCGCGCGGGCGAAAGCGCTGGTCCCCAGGCTCGCGGCCTGA
- a CDS encoding MBL fold metallo-hydrolase: MQESRLRVTYIGGPTALIEWGGLRLLTDPTFDPAGTEHAGPASTLTKTAGPAIDVATLGPVDVVLLSHDHHADNLDRAGRETLESAGVVLTTTAGSKRLGGAAIGLEPWASIGIEAPGGKILRVTATPARHGPVGGDRGPVIGFVLEFSRNGSDAVYVSGDTVAFEGVAEVALRHRIAVAFLFLGAAKVAAAGPSHLTMTAEEGATVAAVLPGAAIVPLHFEGWKHFSEGRAEIEAAFAAAGLTHRLHFIPPGRAEGLPTTVV; this comes from the coding sequence ATGCAGGAGTCGAGACTTCGCGTCACCTACATCGGAGGTCCGACCGCGCTGATCGAGTGGGGAGGCCTACGCCTGCTCACCGACCCGACGTTCGATCCCGCGGGGACCGAGCACGCCGGTCCCGCGTCGACGCTGACCAAGACCGCGGGCCCCGCGATCGACGTCGCGACGCTCGGGCCGGTGGACGTCGTCCTGCTCAGCCACGACCACCACGCGGACAACCTCGACCGCGCGGGGCGCGAGACCCTCGAGAGCGCCGGCGTCGTGTTGACGACCACCGCGGGATCGAAGCGGCTGGGCGGCGCGGCGATCGGCCTCGAGCCGTGGGCGTCGATCGGGATCGAGGCTCCGGGCGGGAAGATCCTGCGCGTCACCGCCACCCCCGCGAGGCATGGCCCCGTCGGGGGCGACCGGGGACCCGTGATCGGGTTCGTCCTCGAGTTCTCCAGGAACGGCTCCGACGCCGTCTACGTTTCGGGAGACACGGTCGCCTTCGAGGGAGTCGCGGAGGTCGCGCTCCGCCACCGCATCGCGGTCGCGTTCCTCTTCCTCGGTGCGGCGAAGGTCGCGGCGGCGGGGCCGTCGCACCTCACGATGACCGCCGAGGAGGGGGCCACCGTCGCCGCGGTCCTCCCCGGGGCGGCGATCGTGCCGCTGCACTTCGAGGGGTGGAAGCACTTCTCGGAGGGGAGGGCGGAGATCGAGGCGGCGTTCGCCGCCGCGGGGCTGACCCATCGCCTGCACTTCATCCCGCCCGGACGCGCGGAGGGCTTGCCGACGACGGTCGTGTAG
- a CDS encoding XRE family transcriptional regulator: MDPINRRVAERLRVLRKAAGLSLDDLASRSGVSRAALSQIETLKTNPTIAVLWKIASGLDVPFSELLGDAEAPTVRIERAAKARWLGGGRDPFRSRPLLGRIPGHRVEIYELTLAAGKSHDAQPHPAGSFEQVFVEEGRLVLGVDGGVHALGPGDAILFRADRAHRYAAEGRKAFRGLSTILYGE, translated from the coding sequence ATGGATCCGATCAACCGGCGGGTGGCGGAGCGATTGAGGGTGCTCCGGAAGGCGGCGGGGCTGAGCCTGGACGACCTGGCGTCCCGGTCGGGGGTGAGCCGCGCGGCGCTCAGCCAGATCGAGACCCTCAAGACCAACCCCACGATCGCCGTGCTCTGGAAGATCGCCTCCGGGCTCGACGTCCCCTTCTCGGAACTGCTCGGCGACGCCGAGGCGCCCACGGTCAGGATCGAGCGGGCGGCGAAGGCCCGCTGGCTGGGGGGCGGGCGCGATCCCTTCCGCAGCCGGCCGCTGCTCGGACGGATCCCGGGGCACCGCGTGGAGATCTACGAGCTGACCCTTGCGGCCGGGAAGTCCCACGACGCGCAACCACACCCCGCGGGATCCTTCGAGCAGGTCTTCGTGGAGGAGGGGAGGCTCGTCCTCGGCGTGGACGGCGGCGTCCACGCGCTGGGTCCGGGGGACGCGATCCTCTTCCGCGCCGACCGCGCGCACCGGTACGCGGCCGAGGGGCGGAAGGCCTTCCGGGGCCTGTCCACGATCCTCTACGGGGAGTGA
- a CDS encoding sialidase family protein, whose amino-acid sequence MRLKIVVCLLAVLAAAPTHAAPVSVRVDPARGFDPRVDYASLLAFGPWDDRNYDLTLEDLAVLAPDEAENREAIPAFFRVRMRQARPELRKSGPAQYPRHAYVIFRQMFGGYLVDDVLYPTAARDGARWVFDRETGVRVDDPAAATAFVTGEVRVTSPNGAAESAIKVSPADPDRVIAGTNGPLGGQRMHYSTNGGTTWTQVNLPLGGTSGDPAVDWSSDGANAYTTTLGNCSFFGCQVWFYRSNDFGATWTGLESATPGDPRREIATSSADKEYLHVDKHATSPYKDRVYVTWHNNNVMQFAVSADRGNTFASQTFSNNSAELGIGSDIASGKNGEVWYFWPAFNSRTIRMRKSTNGGQTFGTSIVVASTQGAFTFPLPSFDARQAFLYVAADADLSSGTYGGSVYAAWTDATAPTTSNPSTNHGRVQVAYSRDGGGSWTVTTPHPTADALTVDRYHPWLAVGADGVVHVVYYDTSRSADRTRVDLFYAYSTDGAQTWSVPQRVTSVQSPNINDGFEWGDYNGLDIVLQNLIAIYTDNRDESGGTAQSVDVYAIGIPPGGASPGAGTVPDGDAIAGAPLTVDRSGGDVALSWSAACGLATDYAVYEGQLGVPNSLVSRLCSTGGATTATITPNQDAAYYLVVPLNAGNEGSYGRDGLGNERAPAATACATQQIAACSAP is encoded by the coding sequence TTGCGGCTCAAGATCGTCGTGTGCCTTCTGGCCGTGCTGGCCGCCGCTCCGACCCACGCCGCCCCCGTCTCGGTCCGCGTCGATCCGGCGCGCGGCTTCGATCCCCGCGTCGACTACGCATCCCTGCTCGCGTTCGGACCGTGGGACGACCGGAACTACGACCTGACCCTCGAGGATCTGGCGGTCCTCGCGCCGGACGAGGCGGAGAATCGCGAGGCGATCCCGGCGTTCTTCCGGGTCCGGATGCGGCAGGCCCGCCCCGAGCTTCGTAAGAGTGGCCCGGCCCAGTATCCGCGTCACGCGTACGTGATCTTCCGCCAGATGTTCGGGGGGTATCTGGTCGACGACGTCCTTTATCCGACCGCCGCGCGCGACGGAGCCCGCTGGGTGTTCGACCGCGAGACCGGCGTCCGCGTCGACGATCCGGCGGCGGCGACCGCTTTCGTCACCGGGGAGGTGCGGGTCACGAGCCCGAACGGAGCGGCGGAGTCGGCGATCAAGGTGAGTCCGGCCGACCCCGACCGCGTGATCGCCGGGACGAACGGCCCCCTCGGCGGCCAGCGGATGCACTACTCGACCAACGGCGGGACGACCTGGACGCAGGTGAACCTTCCTCTGGGGGGAACGAGCGGGGACCCCGCCGTCGACTGGTCCTCGGACGGCGCGAACGCCTACACGACGACCCTCGGCAATTGCTCGTTCTTCGGCTGCCAGGTCTGGTTCTACCGCTCGAACGATTTCGGCGCGACGTGGACCGGCCTCGAGTCGGCGACCCCCGGCGATCCGCGCCGCGAGATCGCGACGAGCAGCGCGGACAAGGAATACCTGCACGTCGACAAACACGCGACCTCTCCCTACAAGGACCGCGTCTACGTCACCTGGCACAACAACAACGTGATGCAGTTCGCGGTGTCGGCCGATCGCGGGAACACCTTCGCGAGCCAGACGTTCTCGAACAACTCCGCGGAGCTCGGGATCGGCAGCGACATCGCCAGCGGGAAAAACGGCGAGGTCTGGTACTTCTGGCCGGCGTTCAACAGCCGGACGATCCGCATGCGCAAGTCGACGAACGGGGGGCAGACCTTCGGGACGTCGATCGTCGTCGCCTCCACGCAGGGGGCGTTCACCTTCCCCCTTCCGTCGTTCGACGCGCGCCAGGCGTTCCTCTACGTCGCCGCGGACGCCGACCTCTCGAGCGGAACCTACGGCGGCAGCGTCTACGCCGCCTGGACCGACGCGACCGCGCCCACGACGAGCAACCCTTCGACCAATCACGGGCGCGTGCAGGTCGCCTACTCCCGCGACGGGGGAGGGAGCTGGACGGTCACGACCCCGCACCCGACCGCCGACGCGCTGACGGTGGACCGGTACCACCCGTGGCTCGCGGTGGGGGCCGACGGCGTCGTGCACGTCGTCTACTACGACACCTCGCGCAGCGCCGACCGGACCCGGGTCGACCTCTTCTACGCCTACTCCACCGACGGCGCACAGACCTGGTCGGTGCCGCAGCGGGTGACGTCGGTTCAATCGCCGAACATCAACGACGGGTTCGAGTGGGGGGATTACAACGGACTCGACATCGTGCTCCAGAACCTGATCGCGATCTACACCGACAACCGCGACGAGTCGGGCGGGACCGCGCAGTCGGTGGACGTCTACGCGATCGGAATCCCCCCGGGTGGCGCGTCGCCGGGTGCGGGGACGGTCCCGGACGGGGACGCGATCGCCGGCGCTCCACTTACGGTCGACCGCTCCGGCGGCGACGTCGCGCTCTCGTGGAGCGCGGCGTGCGGCCTCGCGACGGACTACGCGGTCTACGAGGGGCAACTCGGCGTTCCGAACAGCCTCGTCTCGCGGCTCTGCTCGACCGGCGGGGCGACGACGGCGACCATCACGCCGAATCAGGACGCCGCGTATTACCTCGTCGTGCCGCTGAACGCCGGGAACGAAGGCTCGTACGGGCGCGACGGTCTCGGCAACGAGCGGGCCCCCGCCGCGACGGCGTGCGCGACCCAGCAGATCGCGGCGTGCTCCGCGCCGTAG
- a CDS encoding ferredoxin--NADP reductase: MGVDRIEAYNATVVGREDIHPELRVLRVRPDEGLPPAFKPGQYTVLGLLGSEPRVDEADAEEPPSEPGKLVKRAYSIASSNLERNYVEFFLTLVSSGVLTPRLFALRHGSRLYLSSKAVGTFTLDRVAPGKAVAMIATGTGLAPYMSMLRTTLVHDAERRFVVLHGARYSWDLGYRAELESLQRIRPNLTYLPSITRPDRDPHFVGLTGRIQHLISTGAIERESGVELDPERTDVFLCGNPDMIREVQAMLTVRGYRPGRGREPGTIHVEEYW; the protein is encoded by the coding sequence ATGGGGGTCGATCGCATCGAGGCGTACAACGCCACCGTGGTCGGGCGCGAGGACATCCACCCGGAGCTGCGCGTGCTTCGCGTGCGCCCGGACGAGGGCCTGCCCCCCGCGTTCAAACCGGGGCAATACACCGTGCTCGGGCTTCTGGGAAGCGAGCCCCGCGTCGACGAGGCCGACGCGGAGGAGCCTCCCTCCGAGCCGGGGAAACTCGTCAAGCGCGCCTACAGCATCGCGTCCTCGAATCTCGAGAGGAACTACGTCGAGTTCTTCCTCACGCTCGTCAGCTCGGGGGTCCTGACTCCGCGGCTGTTCGCCCTCCGGCACGGAAGCCGCCTGTACCTCTCGAGCAAGGCGGTGGGGACGTTCACGCTCGACCGGGTCGCCCCCGGGAAGGCGGTCGCCATGATCGCGACGGGCACGGGGCTCGCGCCGTACATGTCGATGCTCCGCACGACCCTCGTCCACGATGCCGAGCGGAGATTCGTCGTGCTGCACGGCGCGCGCTACAGCTGGGACCTCGGCTACCGCGCCGAGCTCGAGAGCCTGCAGCGGATCCGGCCGAACCTCACGTATCTGCCCTCGATCACGCGCCCCGATCGCGACCCGCACTTCGTCGGCCTGACCGGACGCATCCAGCACCTGATCTCCACGGGCGCGATCGAGCGCGAGAGCGGGGTCGAGCTCGACCCCGAGCGGACCGACGTGTTCTTGTGCGGGAACCCCGACATGATCCGCGAGGTGCAGGCGATGCTCACCGTGCGCGGGTACCGCCCCGGCCGGGGGCGGGAGCCCGGTACGATCCACGTCGAGGAGTACTGGTAG
- a CDS encoding MBL fold metallo-hydrolase: MHALVLAAVATLAAQDPAPLEIVPLADGVYAAVRPHEPGLMFDANNLLVVNDEDVVVVDSNVSAASTREVIAALRKITTKPVRYVVHTHWHDDHNVGDAAWREAYPGVELVGHPATLEDAPTEGKTNRDGLLAYAPDGIKMLRDALANGTSLAGGAITDEERRSITRDLFLVERYVAEVPTARFLLPTVTVDSKLVLHRGARTIEILAVPGHTRADLAVHLPKEGILATGDLLVAPVPLVGAKSRVKEWSRSLETLAALGPRTILPGHGPIQRDTSYLKLNAELYASIWRQVEAAVARGETLEPVRKGVDLASFKKSIAGDSKLRAVLFDQYVAGPAVAAAYAQAGGK; encoded by the coding sequence ATGCACGCCCTCGTCCTCGCCGCCGTCGCGACCCTCGCCGCGCAGGATCCCGCGCCTCTCGAGATCGTCCCGCTCGCCGACGGCGTCTACGCCGCCGTACGCCCCCACGAGCCGGGGCTGATGTTCGACGCGAACAACCTCCTCGTCGTCAACGACGAAGACGTCGTGGTCGTCGACTCCAACGTCAGCGCGGCGTCGACGCGCGAAGTCATCGCGGCCCTCCGAAAGATCACGACGAAGCCGGTGCGCTACGTCGTCCACACCCACTGGCACGACGACCACAACGTCGGCGACGCCGCCTGGCGCGAGGCCTACCCCGGAGTCGAGCTCGTCGGGCATCCCGCAACCCTCGAGGACGCGCCGACCGAGGGGAAAACCAACCGCGACGGGCTTCTCGCCTACGCCCCCGACGGGATCAAGATGCTCCGCGACGCCCTCGCGAACGGGACATCCCTCGCCGGTGGCGCGATCACCGACGAGGAGCGGCGCAGCATCACGCGCGACCTCTTCCTCGTCGAACGCTACGTCGCCGAGGTCCCGACGGCCCGGTTCCTGCTCCCGACCGTGACGGTCGACTCGAAGCTCGTCCTCCACCGCGGGGCGCGAACGATCGAGATCCTCGCCGTTCCCGGCCACACCCGCGCCGACCTCGCGGTCCACCTACCGAAGGAGGGGATCCTCGCGACCGGCGACCTCCTCGTCGCCCCCGTCCCGCTCGTGGGCGCGAAGTCGCGGGTGAAGGAATGGAGCAGGAGCCTCGAAACCCTCGCCGCCCTCGGGCCCCGGACGATCCTCCCCGGCCACGGCCCGATCCAGCGCGACACGTCCTACCTGAAGCTCAACGCCGAGCTCTACGCCTCGATCTGGAGGCAAGTCGAAGCCGCCGTCGCCCGCGGCGAGACCCTCGAGCCGGTCCGCAAGGGCGTCGATCTCGCCTCGTTCAAGAAGTCGATCGCCGGCGACTCGAAGCTGCGCGCCGTTCTCTTCGACCAGTACGTCGCCGGGCCCGCTGTGGCGGCTGCGTACGCGCAGGCCGGGGGGAAGTAG
- a CDS encoding DUF2255 family protein, protein MSARRLAPSVVAAVAEAKILGVRAGARSDHRFIGIWAVVVGGRVFARSWTQSEGGWFRTFLEDPAGTIQVGKRRVRVRAARVRSERIRDAVDEAYAEKYPTPGSVRYVRGLRSPKRRDTTIEFVPALAPRKRG, encoded by the coding sequence GTGAGCGCCCGCAGGCTCGCTCCGTCGGTCGTCGCCGCGGTCGCCGAAGCCAAGATCCTCGGCGTGCGCGCCGGCGCCCGCTCCGACCACCGCTTCATCGGGATCTGGGCGGTCGTCGTCGGAGGGCGCGTCTTCGCGCGCTCGTGGACGCAGTCCGAAGGAGGCTGGTTCCGCACCTTTCTCGAGGACCCCGCGGGGACGATCCAGGTCGGCAAGCGGCGCGTTCGCGTCCGCGCCGCCCGCGTTCGCAGCGAACGGATTCGCGACGCCGTCGACGAGGCCTACGCCGAGAAGTACCCGACCCCGGGTTCGGTGAGATACGTGCGCGGGCTGCGCTCGCCGAAGCGCCGGGACACCACGATCGAGTTCGTGCCGGCGCTGGCTCCGCGAAAAAGGGGTTGA
- a CDS encoding ester cyclase gives MSPSTSGREELARIARDWVTLWRAPVDWARFDALHADDFVDHASAGRPGTKAGFAQGLAAMVEAFPDLVTTVEDLLVDETRSRVAVRWKAVGTNRGRYLGVGPTNRLTTITGIEIVGIEDGRVVERWGEWDISGHLGSRP, from the coding sequence ATGTCGCCCTCGACATCCGGCCGGGAGGAGTTGGCCCGGATCGCCAGGGACTGGGTCACCCTGTGGCGCGCCCCCGTCGACTGGGCCCGCTTCGACGCCCTCCACGCGGACGACTTCGTCGATCATGCGTCGGCCGGAAGACCGGGGACGAAAGCCGGCTTCGCGCAGGGGCTGGCCGCGATGGTGGAGGCGTTCCCCGACCTCGTCACGACGGTCGAGGACCTGCTTGTCGACGAGACCCGCTCCCGGGTGGCCGTTCGCTGGAAGGCCGTCGGGACGAATCGCGGGCGTTACCTCGGCGTCGGACCGACGAACCGGCTCACGACGATCACCGGGATCGAGATCGTCGGGATAGAGGACGGGAGGGTCGTCGAGCGCTGGGGGGAGTGGGACATCTCCGGGCACCTCGGGAGTCGGCCGTGA
- a CDS encoding GNAT family N-acetyltransferase: MSATVSVRRLHAIADAEIEALADVLIDCVEAGASVSFMLPITRDRAVGFWRRVAQGVAAGDRAVLVAEDALGLCGTVQLIFDLPENQPHRADLAKLLVHRRARRRGVGEALMRAADGVALDCGRTLLVLDAVTNGPAARLYERLGWVRVGDIPRYALTPGGDWCSTTYYYRELGA, translated from the coding sequence ATGAGCGCCACCGTATCCGTCCGACGGCTGCACGCGATCGCCGACGCGGAGATCGAAGCCCTCGCCGACGTCCTGATCGACTGCGTCGAGGCAGGGGCGTCGGTGAGCTTCATGCTGCCGATCACCCGGGACCGCGCGGTGGGCTTCTGGCGGCGTGTCGCGCAGGGGGTGGCCGCGGGGGATCGGGCCGTCCTCGTGGCCGAGGACGCGCTGGGGCTCTGCGGAACCGTCCAGTTGATCTTCGACCTTCCCGAGAACCAGCCTCACCGCGCCGACCTCGCGAAGCTCCTCGTCCATCGGCGCGCGCGCCGTCGCGGCGTCGGCGAGGCTCTGATGCGCGCGGCGGATGGCGTCGCGCTCGACTGCGGCAGGACCCTGCTCGTGCTCGACGCCGTCACGAACGGGCCGGCGGCGCGCCTTTACGAACGGCTGGGTTGGGTACGGGTCGGGGACATTCCGAGATACGCGCTCACCCCTGGCGGGGACTGGTGCAGCACGACGTACTACTACCGCGAGCTCGGAGCGTAG